A section of the Gammaproteobacteria bacterium genome encodes:
- a CDS encoding cold-shock protein — protein sequence MSEMVKGTVKWFNDEKGYGFIAREGDADVFVHFRAINMEGRKTLREGQAVSFQVTQGQKGPQAENVTPD from the coding sequence ATGTCCGAAATGGTTAAGGGAACCGTCAAGTGGTTCAACGATGAAAAGGGTTACGGCTTTATCGCTCGCGAGGGTGATGCTGACGTGTTTGTGCACTTCCGTGCCATCAACATGGAAGGTCGCAAGACCCTCCGCGAAGGCCAGGCAGTCTCCTTCCAGGTGACCCAGGGCCAGAAGGGCCCGCAGGCCGAGAACGTCACGCCTGACTAA